Below is a window of Comamonadaceae bacterium M7527 DNA.
TGTACGCTGAAGCTGGTTTTGGCCTGGCCCGTCATGCTTTGGATACCCCACAAGCGGGCGATCAAGCCTAAGCCTGTGGGCTGTGCATGGCCCAGTCACAGCGACCATGCCTGCAACTGTGGCTAGTGTGCAACCACCTCAGGCGTGAGCGTCTCAATGGCCTGGTAGTGACTTAAAAAAACCTGTCCACTCAGGTGTAGCAAAAAATCAGTTTTGCCCAGTTGGTCCATCACCGGGCCTTTGACTTCAGACAGGTGTAGCTTGATTTGGGCGTCTTTCAGTCTGGCGTCAATGGCCTCCAGGCTTTCAAGCGCGCTGGCGTCTATGGTGTTGATGGCCGCACATTGCAGCACCACGTGTTCAAGTGTGGGGCTTGAGGCCACGGTGTCGTTGATGTAGTCCTCAAGCGCGCGGGCGTTGGCAAAGTAAAGGCTTTCATCGACGCGCAAGCTGGCAAGCTTGGCGCTTGTTTGTACGGTGTGGCGCTTCACGTTTCTGAAGTGCTCTGTGCCGGCGACCAAGCCAACTGTCGCAATGTGCGGGCGGCTGGTTTTGAGCACGAACAAAGCCAGTGAGGCACCTACGCCGCACACCAGTCCCACTTCAACGCCTGCCAGCAAGGTCATCACCAGTGTGAGTGTCACAGCGACAAAGTCAGGCTTGGAGTAGGCCCAAGTGCGCTTCAAAATGCCCAGGTCAACCAATGACAACACAGCCACCACAATGGTGGCGGCCAAGGTGGCCTTTGGTAAAAAGTACAGCGCTGGTGTGAGTAACAGCGAGGTCAACAAAATGCCCACTGCGGTAAAGACACCCGCTGCAGGCGTTTGTGCACCCGCATCAAAGTTCACCACCGAGCGCGAAAAGCCGCCTGTTACCGGGAAGCCACCTGTAAAAGAGGACGACAAATTGGCTGCACCCAGGGCCACCAACTCTTGGTCGGGTTCAATACGTTGACGGCGCTTGGCGGCCAAGGTTTGCCCCACCGATACGGACTCTACAAAACCCACCACGCTAATCAGTAGCGCCGGTATGGCAAGGTCGCGCCACAGCGCCATGTCTAGTAGCGGGGCGGTCAGTGGTGGCAAGCCCTGGGGTACAACACCCACAATACCCACACCTAGCTCGTGCCAGTTGGCTCCCCAGGTGAGCAAGGTGGTGGCCACAATAGCGGCAACAGGTCCTGCTTTGGTGGCAATGTCTGCCAATTTGTCGCCCATGCCAAGCCGCTTGAGTAAAGGCTTTAAGCCCTTGCGTACCCACAGTAGAAATACCGTAGCGCTCAAGCCAATGACCACGGTGCGCCAGTTGCTGTTGCCAGCGTTGGCGGCTAGGTTGATCACCAGGTCTACAAAGTTATGTCCTTCAGCCTTGATACCCAAAATGGTTTTGAGTTGGCTGGCCGCGATCAAAATACCCGACGCGCTGATAAAGCCAGAAATAACGGGGTGGCTTAAAAACTGCGCCAAAAAGCCCAAGCGCAGCAAGCCCATGACCAGCAGCATGGCGCCTGACAGAAATGCCAGCGTAATGGCAATAAGCCAATAGGCATGTGTGCCAGCCGCAGCGTACTCTCCGACAATGGCAGCTGTCATCAGAGATGCCACCGCAACCGGGCCAACTGCCAGCACGCGGCTGGTGCCGAAGATGGCGTACAACACCAATGGCGCCACGCTTGCGTACAAACCCACCTCAGGCGGCAAACCCGCCAGCAAGGCGTAGGCCAAGCTTTGCGGTATGAGCATGATGGTGACAATGACGGCTGCGACCAGGTCACGCACCAAGGTGTCACGGTCGTAGCGTCGCCCCCAGTCCAATACGGGTAAGGCAATGAGGGCAGGCAGTTTCATACGGTTGAGGGGTATTGGTAGTTGGTTTGTTGAATGTTTGTTTA
It encodes the following:
- the sulP gene encoding sulfate permease, with the protein product MKLPALIALPVLDWGRRYDRDTLVRDLVAAVIVTIMLIPQSLAYALLAGLPPEVGLYASVAPLVLYAIFGTSRVLAVGPVAVASLMTAAIVGEYAAAGTHAYWLIAITLAFLSGAMLLVMGLLRLGFLAQFLSHPVISGFISASGILIAASQLKTILGIKAEGHNFVDLVINLAANAGNSNWRTVVIGLSATVFLLWVRKGLKPLLKRLGMGDKLADIATKAGPVAAIVATTLLTWGANWHELGVGIVGVVPQGLPPLTAPLLDMALWRDLAIPALLISVVGFVESVSVGQTLAAKRRQRIEPDQELVALGAANLSSSFTGGFPVTGGFSRSVVNFDAGAQTPAAGVFTAVGILLTSLLLTPALYFLPKATLAATIVVAVLSLVDLGILKRTWAYSKPDFVAVTLTLVMTLLAGVEVGLVCGVGASLALFVLKTSRPHIATVGLVAGTEHFRNVKRHTVQTSAKLASLRVDESLYFANARALEDYINDTVASSPTLEHVVLQCAAINTIDASALESLEAIDARLKDAQIKLHLSEVKGPVMDQLGKTDFLLHLSGQVFLSHYQAIETLTPEVVAH